CATTGACGACACGTCCCTGGTTTTCGCGCTCAATGGTGAGCGGGCCCTCGACCTCTTCGACGCTGACAATATCGCCCAGCAGCGCGGTGCCCACCCCCGGGATGACGATCGGTGCGTCGAGCAGCGCCTCCACGCCCAGACGCTCCTCGCGAGGCAGGCGCACAATCACGTCGAACTCATCGCCGTCGGTGCGAAGCACCGAGGCGCGCGTGCCCTGGATGTAGGTTTGCACCTGACGCGCCACATTGGAGGGTTGCACCCCCATCGCACCGAGTTTTTCGCGATCGGGCACCAGCCGAACTTCCTTGCCCCCCGGCTTGCGGCTGACATTGGCGCCGTTGATGCCATCGACCGAGGTCATGACCCCGGCAACTTCGGCGGCGAGCGTGTCAGCCGTTTCCAGATCGTAGCCGCGCACCTGCACTTCCAGGCGCTCTCCCCCACCCTGGAGCACGCGCAGAATCCACAGACCACCGCCGGCACGAACGCGCACATCGCCGCCCGGAATCATTCCTTTGAGCTCCCGGCTTAGCGCGGTGGCGATCGCGTTGCTGGAGCGCTGACGCTGGTCCGGCTTGACCAGCATAATATCGATCGCGCCACTTTCCCCTCCGGCGGTCGAATAGAAGCCCGGGGTGCCGACGATCGTCTCCATCAGCTCCATCTCCGGGACAAGCTCCGGGATGCGCGCCTCAATCTGCTGAATCGCCCGCTCGGTGACCTCAATACGGGTGCCAACCGGAAGATCAAGCGACACGCTGACCTCGCTCATATCATCTTCAGGCAAGAGCTCGGTGCCCACCAGGGGCGTGAGCATCATGACACCCGCAAAGATCGCGATCACCGTGGCCAGCGTGGTCTTCGGGTGCGCCAGACACCAGTCCGCCAGGTTACCGTAGGTCTGCTCCAGGGCGTCGAGGAAACGTCCGATCGTTCCCTTCTCCGCCCCCTCCATCGACTCACCGCGCTTCAGAAAACGCGAGGCGAGCATCGGGATCAGGGTCATCGCCACAGCCAGCGAACAGATCAGGGCGAAGCTGACCACGAAGGCCATCTGCCCGAAGAAGATCGAGGCAAAACCCGTCAAAAAGACCACGGGCACAAAGACGACCAGCGTGGTGATGGTCGAGGCCACAATCGCCGTGGCCACCTCGCGCGAGCCCTCCACTGCGGCGTACTCCGGCTCATCGCCTCCTTCGAGACGCCGGAAGATGTTCTCCAGAATCACAATGGCGTTATCGACCAGAAGCCCCACCCCCAGCGCCACGCCCCCGAAGCTGATGAGGTTGAGGGTAATGTCGAAGTAGTACATCAACGTGAAGATCCCGATGATCGAGATCGGGATACCCACGGCGATGATCAGCGTGGAACGAATACTGCGCAAAAAGAAGAGCAACACCAGCACGGCCAGCGCCGCGCCGACCAGTACGGAGTCCTGCACGTTGGCGATCGACTCCTCGATGTACTCGGAGGTGTCGGTGGTCACGGTGAAGTAGGCGCGGCCGTCATAATCACGGTTGATACGCGCAATCTCGGCTCGCACTCGCTCGGCAACCTCCACCGTGTTGGTACCCGACTGGTTGGTTACGGAGAGGCGCAGCGAAGGCGCACCATTGATACGCACCACGTTGGAGGGGTCTTCAAAGGTGTCGAGCACCTGTGCCACGTCACGCAGGTAGATCGGGACGCTTGCCCCCTGGACGTCGGAGCGGCTGCCCACAATCAAGGTCTGCAGTTCTTCGGGCTCACCGGCCTCACCGAGCACGCGCACGAGCAGCGACTGGTCAAAGCGCTCGATGTTTCCGGCCGGGAGGTTGCGGTTTTCGGCGCGCAGCGCGTCGACCACCGAGGAGGGAGAGAGCCCGAAGGCGCGCAGCCGCTCGGTATCGAGCACCACCTGAATCTGGCGTTTGAGCCCGCCGCGGACATCGACCGAGGCCACCCCTTCGACCCGCTCCAGGCGAGGGGCGAGTTGCAGCTCGGCGAGCTGTCGAAGCTGAGGCTCGGTAAGCTCCCCGCTGAGCGCGAGCTGCATGATCGGGAAACTTCCCAGGTTGAACTTAAAGATCACCGGATCGTCGGCGTCTTCGGGAAGACCGGCTTTCACGCGCTCAATGGTCGCACGCACATCGTTGAGGGCAGTGTCCAGGTTGGTGCCCCAGACAAAGCGCAATGCCACCCGGCTGCGCCCCTCCGCCGAGAAGCTCTCAATGGAGTCGATGCCCTCCACCGTGCCGATCGCCTCTTCGATGGGACGGGTGATCAGCGTCTCGATCTCCTCGGGGCCGGCGCCCTCGTAGGAGGTCATCACCGAGATCGAGGGGAAGTCGATCTCGGGCAGAAGATCGACCTGCAGGCGCGTAAACGAAACCGCTCCCAGAATCATCAACCCGAGAAAGACCATGGTCGTCATCACCGGACGACCGACTGCAAATTTTGGGAGGTTCATCGTTGCTTCCTGGCTTCCAACGTCGTGGGGCAAAGCCCCCGGCAGCGCGCGATCGTTTTGGACTTACCCTTTAGCGCCGGTGTCATCACCGGCGTTGGTGTTGATGTCGCGCACCTTGCTGCCGTCCTGGAGTTTTTCATGTCCGCGCAGCACCACGCTCACGCTCTCATCGAGGCCTTCAACCACCTGGGTACGCTGCTCGCCAACAAGACCGAGCACGATCTCCTGACGATGCGCGGTGCCATCGACAACTTTCCAGACGTAGGGCGTGCCGTCGCGCTCCCGCAAGATCGCCTGGCTGCTGACGGTGATGGCGTCCTCGACGCTTCCGAGCTGCATGCTGACGCGGGCGTACATACCGGGTCGGATGCGCACGCTCTCATCATCGAGCACCACATCAACACGCAGGCTGCGCGTGGCCGGGTCGAGCGCCGGCGCAATGCGGTGAATCTTGCCCTGCAGCGGAGCGCTGCCCAGGGCGCCGACGCGCAGCGTGACCGGCGTCTCCCTTTGGACCCGCGGAGCGTCGCGCTCGGGGATGCGAACACTGACGTAGATATCGCTGTCGTCAATCACCCGGAAGATCGTCTGACCGGGGCTGACGTAAGTGCCGCGATCGACGTAACGCTCCCCGACAAGGCCGTCGAAAGGCGCACGGATCTTGGTGTTCCGAAGATCTTCGCGGGCCGACGCCAGGCGAGCCTGATTCTGAGCGATGGTGGCCTCAGCAACGGCCACACGTTGCTCCGAGGCACTGATCTGGCTGCGCAGCTCTTCGATCTCGCGCTCGGTGATCATCTGGCGCGCCAGCAGGGGCTCTTTTCGCCCCAGGTCGCTGCGCAGGTTTCCAAGCTGCACCCGGGACTCCTCCAGGCTCGCGCGCGACATCATCACCGAGGCGTTGAGCTCACGCACACGCTGCTGCGTTGGCGTGGCATCCACCTCGGCCAAGACCTGCCCCTGCTCGACCTTATCACCGATATTGGCCTCAATGGTGATGACGCGCCCGGCAATATCGGAGGAGAGCTCGGCCATCCCGTCGGATTGAAACTCTCCGGCGTAGTCGCCCTGCACCGCAAAAGGTCCGCGCTCAACCTCAACGGTCTCCACCGAGGCGCGAACTTCGCCGCCGCCGGCCATCTTCGGCCCCTTCGGCCCGCCTGACGACTCGGAGGGTTTGCACCCGCCGGCGATCATCATCATCGCCAGCAGCGCTGCGACATATCCTGTGACTCTCAAACCCATCTCTTCGCCTTTCCTGATCGGCCGCGGCGCGTCCTGGCAAGCTCGCGGCAAAGTGCCTTAGCGGG
The nucleotide sequence above comes from Lujinxingia sediminis. Encoded proteins:
- a CDS encoding efflux RND transporter permease subunit gives rise to the protein MNLPKFAVGRPVMTTMVFLGLMILGAVSFTRLQVDLLPEIDFPSISVMTSYEGAGPEEIETLITRPIEEAIGTVEGIDSIESFSAEGRSRVALRFVWGTNLDTALNDVRATIERVKAGLPEDADDPVIFKFNLGSFPIMQLALSGELTEPQLRQLAELQLAPRLERVEGVASVDVRGGLKRQIQVVLDTERLRAFGLSPSSVVDALRAENRNLPAGNIERFDQSLLVRVLGEAGEPEELQTLIVGSRSDVQGASVPIYLRDVAQVLDTFEDPSNVVRINGAPSLRLSVTNQSGTNTVEVAERVRAEIARINRDYDGRAYFTVTTDTSEYIEESIANVQDSVLVGAALAVLVLLFFLRSIRSTLIIAVGIPISIIGIFTLMYYFDITLNLISFGGVALGVGLLVDNAIVILENIFRRLEGGDEPEYAAVEGSREVATAIVASTITTLVVFVPVVFLTGFASIFFGQMAFVVSFALICSLAVAMTLIPMLASRFLKRGESMEGAEKGTIGRFLDALEQTYGNLADWCLAHPKTTLATVIAIFAGVMMLTPLVGTELLPEDDMSEVSVSLDLPVGTRIEVTERAIQQIEARIPELVPEMELMETIVGTPGFYSTAGGESGAIDIMLVKPDQRQRSSNAIATALSRELKGMIPGGDVRVRAGGGLWILRVLQGGGERLEVQVRGYDLETADTLAAEVAGVMTSVDGINGANVSRKPGGKEVRLVPDREKLGAMGVQPSNVARQVQTYIQGTRASVLRTDGDEFDVIVRLPREERLGVEALLDAPIVIPGVGTALLGDIVSVEEVEGPLTIERENQGRVVNVRAYLSGERDLGAITADLRARIHEMEIPDDFSVLVQGETEEQEDTFAGLMVGILLAVVLVYMVMAAQFESFLQPLYIMFSIPLAGIGVVLMLLATGTTFNLQSFMGCIVLTGIVVNNAIVLVDYVNLMRREQGMGVAEAVALSARRRLRPILMTTATTVLALIPVALGLGEGGDTQAPLARAVIGGLFVSAAISLVVIPVIYNLVEGWRERRARCG
- a CDS encoding efflux RND transporter periplasmic adaptor subunit, whose translation is MRVTGYVAALLAMMMIAGGCKPSESSGGPKGPKMAGGGEVRASVETVEVERGPFAVQGDYAGEFQSDGMAELSSDIAGRVITIEANIGDKVEQGQVLAEVDATPTQQRVRELNASVMMSRASLEESRVQLGNLRSDLGRKEPLLARQMITEREIEELRSQISASEQRVAVAEATIAQNQARLASAREDLRNTKIRAPFDGLVGERYVDRGTYVSPGQTIFRVIDDSDIYVSVRIPERDAPRVQRETPVTLRVGALGSAPLQGKIHRIAPALDPATRSLRVDVVLDDESVRIRPGMYARVSMQLGSVEDAITVSSQAILRERDGTPYVWKVVDGTAHRQEIVLGLVGEQRTQVVEGLDESVSVVLRGHEKLQDGSKVRDINTNAGDDTGAKG